A stretch of the Leptolyngbya sp. FACHB-261 genome encodes the following:
- a CDS encoding GDP-L-fucose synthase, translated as MSSGTLAQKRILVTGGSGFLGRHVVAALAALGADPNKITVPRSKDFDLRQMEVCQQLSQHQDVIVHLAAHVGGIGLNRQKPAELFYDNLMMGTQLIHAAHQAEVEKFVCVGTICAYPKFVSVPFQEDDLWAGYPEETNAPYGIAKKALLVQLQAYRQQYGFNGVYLLPVNLYGPWDNFDPNSSHVIPALIRKIYEAQQQGLKQLPVWGDGSPTREFLYVEDAARGIALAALNYNQSEPVNLGTGSEISIRDLVNSISELMGFEGEIAWEINQPNGQPRRCLDTRRAKEFFGFSAEVSLQEGLERTIDWYRQHATPLK; from the coding sequence ATGAGTTCAGGTACCCTGGCGCAAAAGCGCATTCTTGTCACGGGCGGATCTGGTTTCCTGGGGCGGCATGTCGTTGCCGCTCTAGCAGCCCTTGGCGCTGACCCTAACAAAATCACTGTCCCCCGCTCCAAAGACTTCGATCTCCGGCAGATGGAGGTTTGCCAGCAGCTTAGCCAGCATCAAGATGTCATCGTGCACTTAGCTGCCCATGTTGGTGGGATCGGCCTCAATCGTCAAAAACCCGCCGAACTGTTCTATGACAACTTGATGATGGGCACCCAGCTCATTCACGCTGCTCATCAAGCGGAAGTCGAGAAGTTCGTCTGTGTCGGCACGATCTGTGCCTACCCTAAATTTGTCTCTGTTCCTTTTCAGGAAGATGACCTCTGGGCTGGTTATCCTGAGGAAACTAACGCGCCCTATGGCATCGCCAAAAAAGCGCTGCTGGTTCAATTGCAAGCCTATCGCCAGCAGTATGGTTTTAACGGGGTTTACCTCCTGCCTGTCAATCTTTACGGTCCTTGGGATAACTTTGATCCCAACAGTTCTCATGTCATTCCTGCCTTGATTCGTAAGATCTATGAGGCCCAGCAACAGGGGCTCAAGCAACTCCCAGTTTGGGGTGATGGCAGCCCAACCCGCGAATTTCTCTACGTTGAAGATGCTGCTCGCGGCATTGCTCTGGCCGCACTCAACTACAACCAATCCGAGCCAGTTAATCTAGGTACAGGCAGCGAAATCTCAATCCGAGATTTAGTGAATTCGATTAGTGAGCTAATGGGCTTTGAAGGTGAGATTGCCTGGGAAATCAACCAACCCAACGGTCAGCCTCGGCGTTGCCTTGACACCCGCCGAGCCAAGGAATTCTTTGGCTTCTCTGCCGAAGTCAGCCTGCAAGAAGGGTTAGAGCGAACCATCGATTGGTACCGCCAACATGCAACTCCGTTGAAATAG
- a CDS encoding glycoside hydrolase family 2 protein, whose amino-acid sequence MLPDMTYPRPQLQRPNWICLNGPWKFAFDDEGRFSQPKDITTWTHTIEVPFAPESVRSGIGDLGFHPNCWYEREFEAPQGEGRVLLHFGAVDYRARVWVNGQLLADHEGGHTPFTLDITSVLHPDRPQRVTVWAEDDPCDLAKPRGKQDWQLKSHSLWYPRTTGIWQTVWAERVPPTYIHHLTWTPHFERWEIGFEAFVAGNPQDNLQLNVKLSVEGKLLANDTYQVLNQEVHRRIALSDPGIDDYRNELLWSPEKPTLIDAELQLWSGDKLLNIVRSYTAMRCVSIQRDRFMLNGRPYYLRLVLDQGYWPDTLMTPPSDEALKHDIRLIKCMGFNGVRKHQKIEDPRFLYWADVMGLMVWEEMPSAYRFTPKAVERLIHEWTEVIQRDQSHPCIVAWVPFNESWGVPNLTEATAHQNYVQAVYHLTKTLDPDRPVIGNDGWESTNTDILAIHDYDNNPTRLFKRYGEMKLADLFERQRPGGRVLTLDNYPHQGQPIMLTEFGGIAYTPEKNLEGDRAWGYVRSSNLSELELRYTDLLKVVNELEIFSGFCYTQFTDTFQEANGLLYADRVPKLPLEVIAAATHPGVSHDVCTGFVTEPWPKTDRLYSVPHEPPPTSP is encoded by the coding sequence ATGCTGCCTGACATGACCTATCCGCGTCCTCAGTTGCAACGTCCTAATTGGATTTGCCTGAATGGACCTTGGAAATTTGCCTTCGACGACGAGGGACGATTCAGCCAACCCAAGGATATTACGACTTGGACTCACACCATTGAAGTTCCGTTCGCACCAGAATCTGTGCGTAGCGGCATCGGCGATCTTGGCTTTCACCCCAACTGCTGGTATGAGCGCGAATTCGAGGCGCCTCAGGGAGAAGGCCGCGTGCTGCTCCATTTTGGAGCGGTAGACTATCGGGCACGAGTCTGGGTCAATGGCCAATTGCTAGCAGACCATGAGGGGGGCCATACCCCGTTCACATTGGACATTACCAGTGTTCTGCATCCAGACAGACCGCAGCGGGTCACGGTTTGGGCTGAGGATGACCCTTGCGATTTGGCAAAACCACGAGGTAAGCAGGACTGGCAACTGAAGTCCCATAGCCTCTGGTATCCTCGCACTACTGGCATCTGGCAAACAGTCTGGGCAGAGCGCGTTCCTCCTACTTACATTCACCACTTAACCTGGACACCACACTTCGAGCGTTGGGAGATTGGCTTTGAGGCGTTTGTGGCTGGAAACCCACAGGACAACTTGCAACTCAATGTGAAATTGAGCGTTGAAGGTAAGTTGCTGGCTAACGATACTTACCAGGTGCTCAACCAGGAAGTGCATCGCCGCATCGCCCTGTCTGATCCTGGCATTGATGACTACCGCAACGAATTGCTGTGGAGCCCTGAGAAACCGACCCTCATTGATGCTGAACTCCAACTGTGGTCAGGGGACAAACTGCTCAACATTGTCAGGTCCTACACCGCCATGCGCTGCGTCTCGATCCAGCGTGACCGCTTTATGCTCAATGGGCGGCCCTACTATTTGCGCCTGGTGTTGGACCAAGGCTATTGGCCCGACACGCTGATGACCCCGCCTTCAGACGAGGCGTTAAAGCACGATATCAGGCTGATCAAGTGTATGGGATTCAACGGTGTGCGTAAGCACCAAAAAATTGAGGATCCTCGATTTTTGTACTGGGCTGATGTGATGGGCTTAATGGTTTGGGAGGAGATGCCCAGCGCCTACCGCTTTACGCCCAAAGCTGTTGAGCGCCTAATCCACGAGTGGACTGAGGTTATCCAGCGCGACCAGAGCCATCCCTGCATTGTGGCTTGGGTGCCCTTTAATGAATCTTGGGGCGTGCCCAATCTAACCGAAGCAACTGCCCACCAAAACTATGTTCAAGCCGTCTATCATCTGACCAAAACTCTGGACCCAGACCGTCCAGTGATTGGTAACGACGGTTGGGAGAGCACCAACACAGACATTCTGGCGATTCACGATTACGACAATAATCCAACCCGGCTGTTTAAGCGTTACGGGGAGATGAAGCTTGCGGATTTATTCGAGCGCCAGCGTCCCGGTGGACGGGTGTTGACCCTTGATAACTATCCCCATCAAGGCCAGCCGATCATGCTGACTGAGTTTGGTGGTATTGCTTATACCCCTGAGAAAAATCTGGAGGGCGATCGAGCCTGGGGTTATGTTCGCAGTTCCAATCTCTCGGAATTAGAATTGCGGTACACCGACCTGCTGAAGGTGGTCAACGAACTAGAAATCTTTAGCGGCTTCTGCTATACCCAGTTCACTGATACCTTTCAGGAAGCGAATGGACTTCTCTATGCCGATCGGGTTCCAAAATTACCCTTAGAAGTCATCGCCGCTGCAACCCATCCCGGCGTTAGCCATGACGTCTGCACTGGCTTTGTCACTGAGCCCTGGCCTAAAACCGATCGCCTTTACTCCGTTCCCCATGAACCACCGCCAACCTCACCTTAA
- the galE gene encoding UDP-glucose 4-epimerase GalE, with product MANSILVTGGAGYIGSHAVLALQNAGYEVVILDNLVYGHRDLVETVLKVELVQGDTGDRALLDQLFQSRNFAAVMHFAAYTFVGESVTQPSKYYRNNVVGTLTLLEAMVQAGIKNFVFSSTCAIYGEPEQIPIPEDHPQNPISPYGRSKLMVEQILSDFDRAYGLRSVRFRYFNAAGADPQGRLGEDHEPETHLIPLVLMTALGQRESIAVFGDDYATRDGTCVRDYIHVTDLAQAHVQGLEYLLKGGSTEVFNLGNGLGFSVQEVIAVARAVTGAPIPATLAERRPGDPPMLVGSSGKAQRLLGWQPEYADLETILAHAWQWHQTRHGLTKNDLTKSRH from the coding sequence ATGGCAAATTCTATTTTGGTGACAGGCGGTGCGGGCTACATTGGCTCTCACGCTGTTTTGGCTTTGCAGAATGCAGGTTATGAGGTCGTCATCCTAGACAACTTGGTGTATGGTCATCGCGACTTAGTCGAGACTGTGCTCAAAGTGGAGCTTGTCCAAGGGGATACTGGCGATCGAGCACTACTAGATCAGCTTTTTCAAAGCCGCAATTTCGCTGCTGTGATGCATTTTGCTGCCTACACCTTCGTGGGTGAATCAGTGACGCAGCCGAGCAAATACTATCGCAACAATGTGGTAGGTACATTGACTCTTTTGGAGGCGATGGTTCAGGCTGGAATCAAAAATTTTGTTTTCTCCTCAACCTGCGCTATCTACGGCGAGCCAGAGCAAATTCCCATCCCTGAAGATCACCCACAAAATCCCATTAGCCCTTACGGCAGAAGTAAGCTGATGGTGGAGCAAATCCTCAGCGATTTTGACCGAGCTTATGGCCTGCGCTCGGTTCGTTTTCGCTACTTCAATGCAGCAGGAGCCGACCCACAGGGCCGCCTGGGTGAAGATCACGAGCCAGAAACCCACTTGATTCCCCTAGTGCTAATGACAGCCTTAGGACAACGGGAAAGCATAGCTGTCTTTGGCGATGATTACGCTACCCGCGACGGCACCTGCGTGCGGGACTATATTCACGTTACCGATCTGGCCCAAGCTCATGTGCAGGGACTGGAGTACCTACTCAAGGGCGGCAGTACCGAGGTGTTTAACCTAGGCAACGGCTTGGGTTTCTCGGTCCAAGAAGTGATTGCAGTGGCCCGTGCCGTCACCGGCGCACCGATTCCTGCCACCTTGGCTGAGCGCCGCCCCGGTGATCCGCCCATGCTGGTCGGCAGCAGTGGGAAGGCCCAACGTTTGCTGGGTTGGCAGCCTGAGTATGCAGATCTAGAAACCATTCTGGCTCACGCCTGGCAGTGGCACCAAACACGGCATGGCTTGACCAAAAATGATCTGACCAAAAGCAGGCATTGA